From one Desulfobaculum bizertense DSM 18034 genomic stretch:
- the dxr gene encoding 1-deoxy-D-xylulose-5-phosphate reductoisomerase: MTYISPLTPHQQEARKLVILGSTGSIGCSTIKVLAEHPNRFEVLALAGARNARRLAEQAAALRPPFLAVLTDEVAAELKALLPAGYTPAILVGPQAYVDLARMPEADIVLAAQVGAAGLPPAFAAAKAGKIIALANKEALVLAGHLFRQVCHETGAVILPVDSEHNALFQGMWGHDSKDIRRLVITASGGPFRGKSLEDLRQVTREQALAHPNWSMGAKISIDSATLMNKGLEVIEAFHLFGLPLENIDVVVHPQSVIHSIVEYVDRSMLAHMGPTDMMLPIAYALGWPDRLPLSLEPLDLVALGQISFEAPAMDIFPCLRYAFDALRAGQSFPVVLNAANEIAVDAFLGGRIAFLDIPALVERALEAHTDTDVTSLDAILALDSTTRATVRSWIGN, translated from the coding sequence GAAAACTCGTTATTCTCGGAAGCACGGGGTCTATTGGCTGTAGCACCATCAAGGTACTGGCCGAGCATCCCAATCGCTTCGAGGTTCTGGCGCTGGCTGGTGCCCGCAATGCACGCCGACTCGCAGAACAGGCCGCAGCATTGCGACCTCCGTTTCTGGCTGTTCTGACTGACGAGGTTGCCGCAGAACTCAAAGCCCTGCTCCCGGCAGGCTACACTCCGGCAATTCTTGTTGGCCCACAGGCCTATGTTGACCTCGCGCGGATGCCCGAGGCAGACATTGTGCTTGCCGCACAGGTCGGTGCCGCTGGCCTTCCTCCGGCATTTGCCGCAGCCAAGGCTGGCAAAATCATTGCTCTCGCCAACAAGGAAGCTCTGGTCCTCGCTGGGCACCTGTTCCGGCAGGTCTGCCACGAAACAGGCGCAGTGATTCTGCCCGTTGACTCTGAACACAACGCACTTTTTCAGGGCATGTGGGGTCATGACTCCAAAGATATTCGCCGACTCGTGATCACGGCGTCTGGTGGTCCTTTCCGAGGCAAAAGCCTTGAAGACCTCAGGCAGGTCACCCGCGAGCAGGCGCTTGCCCATCCCAACTGGTCTATGGGGGCCAAAATCAGTATTGATTCTGCCACCCTCATGAACAAGGGACTGGAAGTTATTGAAGCCTTCCATCTCTTTGGCCTTCCGCTCGAAAACATTGATGTTGTCGTGCACCCCCAGAGTGTCATCCACTCCATTGTGGAATACGTTGACCGCAGCATGCTCGCCCACATGGGTCCCACAGACATGATGCTCCCGATTGCGTATGCCCTGGGCTGGCCCGACAGACTCCCCCTCTCTCTTGAACCACTGGATCTTGTTGCCCTTGGGCAGATCAGTTTTGAAGCCCCAGCAATGGATATATTTCCTTGCTTGCGCTATGCTTTCGATGCACTGCGCGCTGGTCAGAGCTTTCCTGTGGTACTCAACGCGGCCAACGAAATCGCTGTTGACGCCTTTCTTGGCGGCCGCATAGCTTTTCTTGATATTCCCGCTCTGGTCGAGCGTGCTCTTGAGGCTCACACCGACACCGACGTGACGAGTCTGGATGCCATTCTGGCTCTGGATTCCACAACGCGGGCCACGGTGCGCAGCTGGATCGGCAACTAG
- the rseP gene encoding RIP metalloprotease RseP codes for MQGPIAIILVLGALIFFHELGHFLAARMLGIGVKTFSLGFGPKLLSYKKSQTRYQLSLIPLGGYVQLLGENTEDDLPEGFTREESFALRPPLHRMAVVAAGPIFNFILAWFIYSGIFMSHGMVELIPNIGGIQPESSAAVAGIQPGDTVTAVDGQPVRYWREMADAIAASEGKALDFEIQRGDETLNTNVTPRLMNRKNIFGETISTPMVGISASGKTIKIPLGVGSSLVQGGKQTWNITMLTLKGIGKLFQRVVPLDTVGGPIMIAQMVSQQAKEGLVNVLFLTAIISINLGLLNLFPIPVLDGGHLLFLSYEIVSRRPVSEQMQVITTRIGLFLLLGLMVLATYNDILRLFTN; via the coding sequence ATGCAAGGACCGATTGCTATTATTCTTGTTCTTGGGGCACTGATTTTTTTCCACGAGCTGGGGCACTTTTTGGCTGCCCGTATGCTCGGCATTGGAGTAAAAACATTCTCGCTTGGATTTGGCCCCAAGCTGCTTTCATACAAAAAATCTCAAACCCGCTATCAGCTGTCACTGATTCCCCTTGGTGGCTACGTGCAGCTTTTGGGCGAAAATACAGAAGACGACCTGCCGGAAGGATTCACCCGCGAAGAAAGTTTTGCCCTGCGTCCGCCACTGCATCGAATGGCAGTTGTTGCCGCTGGACCAATCTTTAACTTCATTCTGGCATGGTTCATTTATTCCGGCATCTTCATGTCGCATGGCATGGTCGAGCTGATCCCCAATATTGGTGGCATCCAGCCCGAAAGCTCCGCCGCAGTCGCAGGCATTCAGCCCGGCGACACTGTGACCGCTGTTGATGGGCAGCCTGTCCGCTACTGGCGCGAAATGGCCGATGCCATTGCTGCCAGCGAAGGCAAGGCTCTGGACTTTGAAATTCAGCGCGGTGATGAAACGCTGAATACGAATGTGACTCCGCGCCTGATGAACCGAAAAAACATTTTTGGTGAGACCATCTCGACACCGATGGTTGGCATCAGCGCGTCTGGAAAAACCATTAAAATACCGCTTGGCGTTGGCTCATCTCTCGTTCAGGGAGGCAAGCAGACATGGAACATCACCATGCTGACGCTCAAGGGCATTGGCAAACTGTTCCAGCGGGTTGTGCCGCTCGACACTGTCGGCGGTCCCATCATGATTGCCCAGATGGTGAGCCAACAGGCAAAAGAAGGTCTGGTCAATGTACTGTTCCTGACAGCCATCATTAGCATCAACCTTGGCCTGCTGAACCTGTTCCCCATTCCGGTACTTGATGGCGGACACCTGCTCTTTTTGAGCTACGAAATTGTATCCCGTCGCCCTGTTTCCGAACAGATGCAGGTCATTACAACGCGTATTGGCCTCTTCCTGCTGCTCGGTCTCATGGTGCTTGCAACATATAATGACATCCTGCGCCTGTTCACGAACTAG
- the tsaB gene encoding tRNA (adenosine(37)-N6)-threonylcarbamoyltransferase complex dimerization subunit type 1 TsaB — protein MGKPKTSFRFHRPQLVLNGTEDRLQLVLAQDGVAGTAQEWTVPGRAMQFLTPALKGMLDSLSLTTADLSGIACVRGPGSFTGIRMILGTALGIARAAELPLAGLDYLPLLAAGPQPLVTGTVAVLTHSRTRQVYLQCFTAPDGTPLGGPQPLSLDAAGEELSRIEGPVFLLGSGLRRNAEFFAELELNQGTILSARFDHPDPDVLAEAALHAEYSDAPIDPLYLRASDAEDNLSYIAGKRGINADEAAERLDRAVHSVTAPSCISPIK, from the coding sequence ATGGGCAAACCCAAGACAAGCTTTCGTTTTCATCGTCCCCAGCTCGTGCTGAACGGGACCGAAGACCGTCTCCAGCTCGTGCTGGCACAGGACGGTGTTGCTGGTACGGCTCAGGAATGGACAGTTCCCGGCCGGGCCATGCAGTTTTTGACCCCCGCACTCAAGGGCATGCTCGACAGCCTGTCCCTGACAACTGCGGATCTTTCTGGAATTGCCTGTGTCCGCGGACCGGGCAGCTTTACTGGCATTCGCATGATTCTTGGCACTGCCCTTGGCATTGCCAGAGCTGCCGAGCTTCCTCTGGCGGGACTCGACTATCTGCCCCTGCTTGCTGCTGGTCCCCAGCCGCTCGTCACGGGCACCGTTGCAGTCCTCACCCATTCCCGCACGCGTCAGGTCTACCTCCAGTGCTTTACAGCACCGGATGGCACCCCGCTTGGCGGACCGCAGCCTCTTTCTCTGGATGCGGCAGGAGAGGAACTTTCCCGCATTGAGGGTCCAGTCTTCCTGCTCGGCTCTGGCCTGCGCCGCAACGCTGAGTTTTTTGCCGAGCTGGAACTCAATCAGGGCACGATCCTTTCAGCACGCTTTGACCACCCTGATCCTGATGTTCTGGCCGAAGCAGCCCTGCATGCTGAATACTCTGACGCGCCAATTGACCCGCTCTACCTGCGGGCCTCTGACGCAGAGGACAATCTGAGCTACATCGCGGGCAAGCGCGGCATCAACGCCGACGAAGCTGCCGAACGGCTTGACCGGGCTGTGCATTCCGTCACAGCACCAAGCTGTATCTCACCGATAAAGTAA
- a CDS encoding flagellin, with translation MSLVINNNLMAMNATRNLSSAYSDLSTSTRRLSSGLRVGTSADDAAGLAVRELMRADIASLNQGVRNANDAISLIQTADGALSVIDEKLIRMKELAEQAATGTYNSSQRLVIDSEYQAMASEITRIANATDFNGISLLNGHLSGDTHDGSDATATGKMLVHFGTANSATEDYYYIQIKTATASALGVGHAAGSSADAYTISTQDAAQGALEAITKAIESKDNIRATLGALQNRLTGTIENLEIQSENLQSSESRISDVDVASEMTQFTRVQIQAQSAVAMLAQANTLPQLALQLLGGG, from the coding sequence ATGTCTCTGGTCATCAATAATAACTTAATGGCAATGAATGCCACCCGGAACCTGAGTTCTGCGTACAGCGATTTGAGCACGTCAACCCGGCGACTGTCTTCTGGCCTCCGAGTCGGAACATCTGCTGACGACGCCGCAGGTCTTGCTGTTCGTGAGCTTATGCGTGCGGACATCGCATCCCTGAATCAGGGTGTGCGTAATGCGAACGACGCCATTTCACTCATCCAGACCGCAGACGGTGCGCTGAGTGTTATTGACGAAAAATTAATCAGAATGAAAGAACTTGCCGAACAGGCAGCTACGGGTACGTACAATTCCAGTCAGCGTCTGGTTATCGATTCCGAATATCAGGCAATGGCATCCGAGATCACCCGAATTGCCAACGCAACGGACTTCAACGGCATCTCACTGCTCAACGGGCATCTGTCCGGCGATACACACGACGGTTCCGACGCCACGGCAACAGGAAAGATGCTGGTCCACTTTGGAACGGCAAACAGCGCAACCGAAGACTACTACTACATCCAGATCAAGACGGCGACAGCAAGTGCTCTTGGAGTGGGACATGCAGCTGGCTCTTCTGCTGATGCATACACCATTTCCACACAGGACGCTGCACAGGGCGCTCTGGAGGCCATCACCAAGGCCATTGAAAGCAAGGATAACATCCGAGCAACACTTGGTGCCCTGCAAAACCGTCTGACTGGTACCATTGAAAATCTGGAAATTCAGTCTGAAAATCTCCAGTCTTCGGAATCCCGCATCTCGGACGTGGACGTAGCCAGTGAAATGACCCAGTTCACCCGAGTTCAGATTCAGGCCCAGTCCGCCGTAGCCATGCTGGCACAGGCGAACACCCTGCCACAGCTGGCTCTCCAGCTCCTTGGCGGTGGGTAA
- the fliD gene encoding flagellar filament capping protein FliD — protein MADSTTSISGSSGFNVVTDDDGKIHIGKLGNGTDFDAIIDAQMKAEGLNKTKLESWKTDWEKKLTTVQDLNTKFLTYRSNLSYMDTMGEFLTKKIGVTDTNVLSATPTTDAEEGIHKIEVNQLAQNHIMTQSAGVADKTAEIVPTGGSTETLELTYGTGADAKTMKIDVAPGTTLEGLAQIINRHPDNAGVQAKVLYDGSKYYMQLSGKDLGADNTISINDANTTLAGFSTGDFTEIQQAQNAELRVDGWPKGSWIESDSNAVTDAVPGITLNLRSTGTTSIEIQNDSNAILNHVADFLDMVNDMKSSIKELTKYDPETKKAGLLQGDYSMSLISNLLNEVTSQHGIGFNGDTDAISTLAQLGIETDAKTGSPTFGMLTVDEEVFLKKLREDPQSVAEFFAADGIGSTDSGDVTFSSKIDGITKPGKYAVSYDVDAAGNITNAFIGGKPASVNGLTITAGSDTDAKGAVLTVNNLTAGSYTANLSLKQGKAGELHDALTEMTVGEKATFKVLTSNYTQMVENLTKQISDEETRLKTYEKNLREKYSRLDKTLAEYTSMQKTLDDQLKQLNAGD, from the coding sequence ATGGCTGACAGCACAACATCCATCTCAGGATCATCTGGCTTCAACGTCGTTACTGACGATGACGGCAAGATACATATTGGCAAACTTGGCAACGGTACAGACTTTGACGCCATCATCGATGCACAGATGAAGGCAGAAGGCCTAAACAAAACCAAGCTGGAATCATGGAAGACCGACTGGGAGAAGAAGCTCACCACGGTTCAGGATCTCAACACAAAATTCCTGACCTACCGCAGCAACCTCTCCTATATGGACACCATGGGCGAGTTTTTGACCAAAAAGATCGGCGTTACGGACACAAATGTCCTCTCGGCGACTCCGACTACGGATGCAGAAGAAGGCATTCACAAAATTGAGGTCAATCAGCTCGCGCAAAACCATATCATGACCCAGAGCGCTGGCGTTGCAGACAAAACTGCCGAGATTGTTCCTACGGGAGGCAGCACAGAAACGCTGGAACTGACCTACGGTACTGGCGCGGATGCAAAGACAATGAAAATTGACGTTGCACCCGGCACGACCCTTGAGGGACTTGCGCAGATCATCAACAGGCATCCTGACAATGCAGGCGTTCAGGCCAAGGTTTTGTATGATGGTTCCAAGTATTACATGCAGCTCAGCGGAAAAGATCTGGGGGCAGACAACACCATCAGCATCAATGATGCGAACACAACCCTGGCTGGATTCAGCACTGGTGACTTCACAGAAATCCAGCAGGCACAAAATGCCGAGTTGCGCGTTGACGGCTGGCCCAAGGGCAGCTGGATCGAAAGCGACTCAAATGCAGTCACTGATGCTGTCCCTGGCATCACGCTCAATTTACGTAGCACAGGCACGACCTCAATCGAAATCCAGAATGACTCTAATGCTATCCTGAATCATGTTGCGGACTTCCTCGACATGGTGAACGATATGAAGTCATCCATTAAGGAACTGACAAAATACGATCCCGAAACCAAGAAAGCTGGCCTCCTTCAGGGTGACTACAGTATGTCACTTATAAGCAACCTGCTGAATGAGGTTACATCCCAGCATGGCATCGGATTTAATGGTGATACCGACGCCATTTCCACACTTGCCCAGCTTGGAATCGAGACAGACGCCAAAACGGGGTCTCCAACCTTTGGCATGCTCACTGTTGACGAAGAAGTCTTTCTGAAAAAACTTCGGGAAGATCCGCAGTCCGTCGCAGAATTTTTTGCCGCAGACGGTATCGGAAGCACAGACTCCGGTGACGTGACTTTTTCTTCAAAAATTGACGGCATCACCAAGCCCGGCAAATATGCCGTAAGCTACGACGTTGATGCGGCAGGCAACATTACCAACGCCTTTATTGGCGGCAAGCCAGCCAGTGTTAATGGGCTGACAATCACCGCCGGGAGCGACACGGATGCCAAAGGTGCGGTTTTGACAGTCAACAACCTGACTGCTGGATCGTACACGGCAAATCTTTCACTCAAGCAGGGTAAAGCTGGCGAGCTTCACGATGCCCTCACCGAGATGACAGTCGGCGAGAAGGCAACGTTTAAGGTCCTGACCTCAAACTACACCCAGATGGTGGAGAATCTGACCAAACAGATCAGTGATGAGGAAACACGACTTAAAACCTACGAAAAAAACCTTCGGGAAAAGTATAGCCGACTGGATAAAACCTTGGCTGAATATACCTCCATGCAGAAGACGCTTGACGATCAGCTCAAGCAGCTTAATGCTGGCGACTAA
- the fliS gene encoding flagellar export chaperone FliS: MLRGAQAYLKTQVSTVSKGELLLLLYSGAIKFLRQAKIKMAEKDYAQKGILISRAMDVISELDESLNTDKGGEISQRLHDLYFFCNTRLLRANMDMKPEYIDDVIRILDGLRGSFAEIQGKPAPAESEPAPAPQPPVENRAEKPQPSAPEQPEKAQPQPKAQVPKSSAASFEAMLGTVKPPTGSAQASQLKPKPTVPQPQPAGKSAAGTAGPKLRLLRPSRKGMPGTYGPSGK; the protein is encoded by the coding sequence ATGCTGCGAGGCGCACAGGCGTACCTGAAGACGCAAGTAAGCACCGTTTCAAAGGGAGAACTGCTGCTTCTGCTGTATAGCGGAGCAATCAAGTTTTTGAGACAGGCAAAGATCAAGATGGCCGAGAAAGACTATGCCCAGAAAGGCATTCTTATCTCTCGGGCAATGGATGTCATTTCGGAACTGGACGAAAGTCTGAATACAGACAAGGGCGGCGAGATTTCGCAGCGCCTGCATGATCTGTACTTTTTCTGCAACACGCGCCTCTTGCGCGCGAACATGGACATGAAACCCGAATACATTGATGATGTTATCCGCATTCTCGATGGTCTTCGTGGCTCCTTTGCAGAAATTCAGGGCAAGCCAGCTCCGGCAGAAAGCGAACCAGCGCCCGCGCCACAGCCACCTGTTGAAAACCGTGCTGAAAAGCCTCAGCCCAGTGCACCAGAACAGCCTGAAAAAGCTCAGCCCCAACCCAAAGCACAGGTTCCCAAAAGCTCTGCTGCGAGCTTTGAAGCCATGCTTGGGACGGTAAAGCCGCCCACAGGGAGCGCTCAGGCAAGCCAGCTCAAACCCAAGCCCACCGTTCCCCAGCCTCAGCCTGCGGGGAAAAGTGCAGCGGGAACGGCTGGTCCCAAGTTACGCCTGCTGCGCCCAAGTCGCAAAGGCATGCCTGGCACTTATGGACCCTCTGGGAAATAA
- a CDS encoding YIP1 family protein, which translates to MKITCPHCDYAREVPDDKIPTKSVRATCPKCGKKFQFRAPEFSFDDELKQNETPQAPAEGVKTVKISLSEEEVAADEHSVAKKQQEHEDVEDELNPSKPQSMQETEEIWDRLNSMDGEEDENRAYRERWQEQQEFRPRESSTQASSSVPFENLEEHGFFNGLIETIKKVSKTPTEFFSKMPLAGGRKMPLIFYILLGEFSALCQTIWQVLGSILGINVLVALGPQPAGNSEPGPESFAILLVLPILLFLFSHISSGILHGTIRLLHKKNQPYEATYRVICYSCAPTVLSVFPVIGAIVGSVWSLVLTYKGLKKVHGMSVGKTISVLLLPFLALMILSMIVSFLIAMWFAVNTGSI; encoded by the coding sequence ATGAAAATAACGTGCCCTCACTGCGACTATGCCCGCGAAGTTCCTGATGATAAAATCCCAACAAAGTCTGTTCGAGCCACCTGCCCCAAATGTGGGAAAAAATTTCAGTTCCGTGCTCCAGAATTTAGCTTTGATGATGAACTCAAGCAGAACGAGACCCCACAGGCACCAGCTGAGGGCGTCAAAACCGTCAAAATTTCTTTGAGTGAAGAAGAAGTCGCAGCGGATGAACATTCTGTCGCAAAAAAGCAGCAGGAGCATGAGGACGTCGAAGACGAGCTGAACCCGTCCAAGCCCCAGAGCATGCAGGAAACAGAAGAAATCTGGGACCGCCTGAACAGCATGGACGGCGAAGAGGATGAAAACCGGGCCTACCGTGAGCGCTGGCAGGAACAGCAGGAGTTCCGCCCAAGAGAAAGCAGCACACAGGCAAGCTCTTCAGTTCCCTTTGAGAATCTCGAAGAGCATGGCTTTTTCAATGGCCTGATTGAAACCATCAAAAAAGTCAGCAAGACTCCTACGGAATTCTTTTCGAAAATGCCCCTTGCTGGCGGCCGGAAAATGCCCCTGATCTTTTACATTCTTTTGGGTGAATTTTCGGCACTGTGCCAGACCATCTGGCAGGTGCTTGGGTCCATTCTTGGCATCAATGTTCTGGTCGCGCTTGGCCCGCAGCCCGCTGGAAACTCGGAGCCTGGACCGGAATCTTTTGCCATTCTTTTGGTCCTTCCGATTCTTTTATTTCTTTTCAGTCACATCAGTTCGGGTATACTGCACGGAACAATTCGCCTGCTGCACAAGAAAAACCAGCCATATGAGGCAACGTACAGAGTCATTTGTTATTCCTGTGCGCCAACTGTTCTTTCAGTTTTTCCTGTGATAGGTGCTATTGTAGGTTCCGTCTGGAGTCTTGTTCTCACTTACAAGGGCCTGAAAAAAGTCCACGGCATGAGCGTGGGCAAAACAATCAGTGTTCTGCTTCTCCCGTTCCTCGCACTCATGATCCTGTCGATGATTGTTTCTTTCCTGATCGCCATGTGGTTTGCTGTCAACACAGGATCAATTTAG
- a CDS encoding 4Fe-4S binding protein, which translates to MKHTHSRMTQVPGDGFFIEACRGAQSCPMQAVSAPELLENVQQVLAEAKIGERLRSMYGDAPLFHHMLKLSISYCPNGCSRPQIADIGLLGAASPVLTSSDCIQCASCHSSCREGALSIDTEGTVTNIDMERCVRCGACISACPSGAIQPGATGFRLQLGGKLGRHPRLALEVPFIFAAESIPDLLEHVISTIYSSLRPGERFADCVDRLGIDTISDGLKKFSCEIPSQSRKK; encoded by the coding sequence ATGAAGCACACACATTCCAGAATGACACAGGTCCCCGGTGACGGTTTTTTCATTGAAGCATGCCGAGGAGCACAGTCCTGCCCCATGCAGGCCGTTTCGGCTCCAGAACTTCTTGAAAATGTCCAGCAGGTTTTGGCAGAAGCCAAAATCGGCGAACGACTCCGCAGCATGTATGGTGACGCCCCGCTCTTTCACCACATGCTCAAACTCTCCATCTCGTACTGTCCTAACGGCTGCTCCCGCCCGCAGATTGCCGATATTGGTCTGCTTGGCGCGGCAAGTCCCGTCCTGACCAGCTCCGACTGTATTCAGTGTGCAAGCTGCCACAGCTCCTGTCGCGAAGGTGCCCTTTCTATTGATACTGAGGGAACCGTCACGAATATCGACATGGAGCGCTGTGTTCGTTGCGGCGCCTGCATCAGTGCCTGCCCCTCCGGAGCCATCCAGCCCGGAGCCACTGGATTTCGCCTCCAGCTTGGCGGCAAACTTGGACGCCATCCCAGACTGGCGCTCGAAGTTCCTTTTATCTTTGCCGCAGAATCGATTCCTGATCTTCTTGAGCATGTCATTTCCACAATCTACTCTTCTCTTCGCCCCGGAGAGCGCTTTGCAGACTGTGTCGACAGGCTCGGCATAGACACCATTAGCGATGGTCTGAAAAAATTTTCCTGTGAGATACCTTCACAAAGCCGTAAAAAATAA
- the ahbC gene encoding 12,18-didecarboxysiroheme deacetylase: MIGISKLYCGAVEASDALRYGRESGKLPSHLLQFSKDKKPVVVWNMTRRCNLKCVHCYAQAVDPNGKDEINTEQGKTIIKDLAEYGAPVMLFSGGEPLVREDLPDLAKYATEQGMRAVISTNGTLITKEKAAELKKIGLSYVGISLDGGEEIHDKFRQVPGAFKRAIRGIENCKAEGLKVGLRFTINKRNQTEIPKLFQLLRDLEVPRICFYHLVYSGRGSELIKEDLDHQETRAAVNLIMDETRRCYEDGLEKEVLTVDNHADGPLVYLRMLKEDPKRAEEIAQLLQFNEGNNSGRGIGCISWDGKVHADQFWRNHTFGNVLERPFSEIWDDPNIELLHKLKDKKQYVKGRCATCKYLGICGGNFRARAEAYYGDVWATDPACYLTDDEIRP; the protein is encoded by the coding sequence ATGATAGGTATCTCAAAACTGTACTGTGGTGCTGTGGAAGCATCTGACGCACTGCGTTACGGCCGGGAATCCGGCAAGCTTCCTTCCCACCTTCTGCAGTTTTCCAAAGATAAAAAGCCCGTCGTGGTCTGGAATATGACCCGCCGCTGCAACCTGAAGTGTGTGCATTGCTATGCTCAGGCTGTGGACCCGAACGGTAAAGACGAAATCAACACCGAACAGGGCAAGACCATCATCAAGGATCTTGCTGAATACGGTGCCCCGGTTATGCTCTTTTCCGGTGGCGAGCCTTTGGTTCGTGAAGACCTCCCCGATCTGGCAAAATATGCCACAGAACAGGGCATGCGCGCTGTTATTTCCACCAACGGAACACTCATCACCAAGGAAAAGGCTGCCGAGCTGAAAAAAATCGGCCTGTCCTACGTTGGTATTTCCCTTGATGGCGGTGAAGAGATTCACGACAAGTTCCGTCAGGTACCCGGTGCCTTCAAACGTGCCATCCGTGGTATCGAAAACTGTAAGGCCGAAGGCCTGAAAGTTGGTCTGCGCTTCACCATCAACAAGCGTAACCAGACCGAAATCCCCAAACTTTTCCAGCTGCTGCGTGACCTCGAAGTCCCGCGCATCTGTTTCTACCATCTGGTTTACTCCGGCCGTGGTTCCGAACTGATCAAGGAAGACCTCGATCATCAGGAAACCCGCGCAGCCGTAAACCTGATCATGGACGAGACCCGTCGCTGCTACGAAGATGGTCTGGAAAAAGAAGTCCTCACCGTCGACAACCACGCAGACGGCCCGCTCGTCTACCTGCGAATGCTGAAGGAAGATCCCAAGCGTGCTGAAGAAATCGCACAGCTTCTCCAGTTCAATGAGGGCAACAACTCCGGCCGCGGCATTGGCTGTATCTCCTGGGATGGCAAAGTCCACGCCGACCAGTTCTGGCGGAATCACACCTTCGGAAACGTGCTTGAACGCCCCTTCTCCGAAATCTGGGATGACCCGAATATTGAACTCCTTCACAAGCTCAAGGACAAGAAGCAGTATGTGAAGGGAAGGTGTGCAACATGCAAATATCTGGGTATATGCGGCGGCAACTTCCGTGCCCGAGCAGAAGCCTACTACGGGGATGTCTGGGCAACGGACCCCGCATGTTATTTAACAGACGACGAAATCAGGCCGTAA
- the hemB gene encoding porphobilinogen synthase, translated as MDLPKFHRGRRLRTSTTIRDLVRETVVRPEDLMMLYFVVETDDPNFKKPIDAMPGQYQLSVDQLEKQVGEAVALGMRSCMLFGLPKEKDAVASGAYDDNGIVQQAIRRLKKSFPDLLVATDVCLCEYTSHGHCGLLKEGDKKGLVLNDQTLDLLAKTAVSHAKAGADMVAPSDMMDGRVLAIRTALDEAGYKNLPIMSYAVKYASSFYGPFREAAESAPSHGDRRTYQMDPGNLREGLREAIADVEEGADIIMVKPGLPYLDVLYAVRQELHVPLATYQVSGEYSMIKAAAQNGWIDGEAVMLESLTALKRAGADLILTYFTEDFLRLQGK; from the coding sequence ATGGACCTGCCAAAATTCCACCGGGGCCGCAGACTCCGCACCAGCACCACCATTCGGGATCTCGTACGTGAAACCGTCGTCCGCCCCGAAGACCTCATGATGCTGTATTTCGTCGTTGAGACGGATGACCCAAATTTCAAAAAGCCAATCGACGCCATGCCCGGCCAGTATCAGCTTTCTGTTGACCAGCTCGAAAAGCAGGTTGGCGAAGCCGTCGCTCTTGGCATGCGTTCCTGCATGCTCTTTGGCCTGCCCAAAGAAAAAGACGCCGTGGCCTCTGGTGCCTATGATGACAACGGCATTGTGCAGCAGGCAATCCGCCGCCTGAAAAAGAGCTTTCCTGATCTGCTCGTTGCGACCGACGTCTGCCTGTGCGAGTACACCTCCCACGGCCACTGCGGTCTGCTGAAAGAAGGCGACAAAAAAGGCCTGGTTCTGAACGACCAGACCCTTGATCTTTTGGCAAAAACTGCTGTTTCCCATGCCAAGGCAGGCGCAGACATGGTTGCCCCATCCGACATGATGGACGGCCGCGTTCTGGCCATTCGCACAGCCCTTGATGAGGCTGGCTACAAAAACCTGCCCATCATGTCCTATGCAGTAAAATATGCCTCCTCTTTTTATGGTCCGTTCCGCGAAGCAGCAGAAAGCGCTCCTTCCCACGGCGACCGCCGAACCTATCAGATGGACCCCGGCAACCTTCGCGAAGGACTTCGTGAAGCCATTGCCGACGTTGAAGAAGGTGCCGACATCATCATGGTGAAGCCCGGCCTGCCTTACCTCGACGTCCTGTATGCTGTTCGCCAGGAACTGCATGTCCCGCTTGCCACCTATCAGGTCAGTGGAGAGTACTCCATGATTAAGGCCGCAGCCCAGAACGGCTGGATTGATGGCGAAGCTGTCATGCTCGAGTCACTCACGGCTCTCAAACGCGCAGGCGCAGACCTCATCCTCACCTATTTCACCGAAGACTTTCTGCGCCTTCAGGGGAAATAA